The genomic segment CACTTAACATAACTCTATTCCCCAACGCTAAAATATACATATCAAAGAATGAGTATGAATACTCAATGAGTAGTAATGACCCATATGAAGTCCCCTTCTTACTACAATTAATGAGAAATAGACTGGTATTTATAAAGGAGGATGATGAATTATATGGAATTAAATTTGTGGAATTACCAGGGCATACGGCGGGTAGTATAGGGGTAGTGATTAATAATGATACTTTAGTTGCTGGGGATGCAATTAAGTATATTACAGAGGCTATTAAAAAATCCACAACATTTGCATACTATGACATTAATAAGGCTAATGCAAGCATAGTCAAGGCTATAAATATGGCTCACATAATAATCCCTGGTCATGATGCGCCATTTATGATTAAGGGAAATGAAACCATAGAGCCATTAAGCAATAAATCAAATAACTTCATAATATATTTGAGGAGTAAAGTAAATTTATCAATAAGTATTGATTTTTAATTGAATCATAATGTTAAGTCACTAAATAATGCTCCTAAATTATACCTTAATTTAACCTTGATACCTAGGTTTCTTATTACAGCCCATAGTGTGGCGCTATTACTACTAATCACTGGTTTACCTAATTGCCTTTCAAGATCACCTATTACTTCGAAGCTACGCCAATTAGTGCAGGAAATAAATAATGCGTCATAATCAGAGCCAAATCTCCGTGCCTCATTTAATGCAGTCTCATAGGTAATGCTGGGGTCCAGGGATCCAATCACTGTATTATCGGAGATACCGAGTCCCTTTATACTCACTACTTGGATGCCATGGGCTTCAAGAAACTCCCTTTCCTTAACATTCAATTCATCAATATATGGCGTAACCACCAATACTTTACGTGCATTAAAATAAGAAAGGGCATCTATTACGGCGCCAGATGTGGCTACGGCTGGTATTTCAGTTATATCTTCAATTCTACGCTTAATCTCTAGATGATGATTGGGGCCTTTGAATAAACTCCCTGTGGTGCATGCATAGGCTATTATATTTACCTTCGCAGTGCCTAATTCCTGAGCTGCACGCTCTGTTTCCCTCTCCATTTCCTTAAGGCCATTTAACGTGACTTCCTTCAATGTTATTCGTGATGTATGCACTGTAACATCAGGCTCAAGTATAGTTCTCGTGAATTCCCTCTCTACTGTGGTATTTGATGATGGAATAATAGTGCCCAGTTTAATCCACATAATTCATAACTATGCATAAAACTTAAAAATTTTATGTGTACATAATATGATTGACCTACTATGGTATCAATGAGAACCAAGGCAATAATTAGTACAACCCTTGGTATCGCCTTTGAGTGGTATGACTTCTTCCTATACAGTTTACTAGCCCCGGTGATAGCGCAAGTGTTTTTCCCAAAGACTATACCTGTTTTATCACTGGCTTATGCCTATGTTGTACTCTTCATAGGATTCGTGGGTAGGCCGGCTGGGGGCTTGATCTTTGGTTATATTGGTGATAAATTTAGTAGGATACGTGCACTATACTTCACATTGCTCATCGCAGGGATATCAGTATTATTAGTTGCAATATTACCTACGTATCAACAGATTGGTGTAGCGGCACCAATATTATTAGCAATACTGAGATTTGCTGATGGCATAGGGCTTGGTGGCGAATGGGGTGGTAGTTTCTCCCTAACCTCAGAGTACATAAATCCAAATCTAAGGGGCTTTTTCTCAGGTCTTCTCCAGGCTACCGTACCCGTGGCATCTTTATTAGTAAGTGGATTCACACTATTATTCACCTCACTGCTTGGTGAAAGCGGCTTCTACGCTGTTGGCTGGAGGTATGTCTTCGCAATAGGCTTCATCATATCAATAATCGGCGTCTTCATAAGATTTAGGGTTGCTGATTCCCCAGTTTTTCAAAAACTCGTGGAGACGGGCAGGGTGGTTAAAAACCCAATCTCCGGGGCGTTCAGGAGGTATTGGAAATTAATCCTAATGGGTTTATTCCTAGTAGGCATAGTAAATGGGGCTTATTACTACCTAAACTTCGCCTTTGCACTGGGTTACGCAACAACCATTGCTAAGGCATTTCATAAACCCTACGTACCCTACTCCGTGGTCTCAGAGGGAGTATTAATATCCTCCCCAGTATTGATAATACTTGCACTAGCCTTCGGCTATCTATCAGATAGGATTGGTAGAAGACCCTTAATATTAGCGAATGCAGTAGGCGCAATTGTTTTCATAGCGCCATATTTACTAATGCTACTAAGCGGCGACCCCACGCTTGTTATGAGCGCAATAGTGCTTGGTGGATTAATTTTCTGGTTGATTTCAGGTGCCATAACGCCCATAGTACTTGTTGAAATGTTCCCACCTGAGGTTAGGTATACTGGTATTTCCACTGCTTATCAAATCGGTGTGGGATTCATAGGTGGTTTATCACCATACATACTAACATTCATGATATCAGCATTACATGATATCTTCTGGCCACCACTTATCTATACAGTGGTCCTGGGATTAATAGTCCTATTCATAGGCATAGTACTGGGTGAAACCAAGGGAAGACTACACGTGGGTGAGGAAATCCTAAGACAGCAGTGATGCTGTAATTCAGTTTTCAGTTTAAAATCAGGTGAGTTTTTGCGGGTTCTCCTTAATCATTACCTCCACATCATCTGGAGATAACCCACCCTCAATCAATTGCCTCACAAATTCCCTAAGACCCTCAGTTGGTGGTGGATTATGCACCTGCCCTAGGTCTGAGCTAATTATGTTATGTTCTACTCCAGTCTCCACTATCATTCTTACGTAATCATTTACGGTAACTCGCTTAGCTAGAACATTCTCAAAGGTTCTTTCCAAGTAGGCCCCATGGTTAGCCAGCTCCCTTTGCTGCTCCAACGTATACCTAGTTGTAGTGAAGTCGGGGTGCGTGATAATTACCTTTCTAACACCCTTCTCAAAGGCCCTCTTAACTAGTTCCATACCCTCAATGGGGCTTAGGTGACCTGTGGCCAGTACCATGTCGTACTGCCTTATTAATTCAAGTACCTCATCAACCACAGGCTTTATTTTACCTTCAGAATCAAGTACAGTTAATCCCTCACCAAGTAACCCCCTACTACGCAGCTCCAACTGCATACGAGCCCACGCCGGTGGATGAGGATGATTTTCCCATTTACTTAACTCCCTATGCTCATTCAACGAATCCACGGTGGGAAACCAAACGATTAATGCACCTAACCTACCCGCTATATCAACAGCCCTTGGATTTAATCCACCCACAGCCTCATTTAATACAATACCGCCAAGGACCCTTACCCCATCAACAATCCTATTAACCAAGTAAGCCCTATCATGGGTTGGCGTATAATGGTTTTTAATAATAAAACCACTAAACCCATTACTCTTAAATAACTTAGCCATTTCTAAATCATTAAGAAGCCTAGGTACTGCATCAGGTCCTGTATGCACATGCATGT from the Caldivirga maquilingensis IC-167 genome contains:
- a CDS encoding maleate cis-trans isomerase family protein; this encodes MWIKLGTIIPSSNTTVEREFTRTILEPDVTVHTSRITLKEVTLNGLKEMERETERAAQELGTAKVNIIAYACTTGSLFKGPNHHLEIKRRIEDITEIPAVATSGAVIDALSYFNARKVLVVTPYIDELNVKEREFLEAHGIQVVSIKGLGISDNTVIGSLDPSITYETALNEARRFGSDYDALFISCTNWRSFEVIGDLERQLGKPVISSNSATLWAVIRNLGIKVKLRYNLGALFSDLTL
- a CDS encoding MBL fold metallo-hydrolase; this translates as MHKWEVLSPGVPLYTNMGFVGYCTSLLVEADGYHVVIDPGHYGNREYMLKALSSRGIKPSDVEHIILTHVHYDHALNITLFPNAKIYISKNEYEYSMSSNDPYEVPFLLQLMRNRLVFIKEDDELYGIKFVELPGHTAGSIGVVINNDTLVAGDAIKYITEAIKKSTTFAYYDINKANASIVKAINMAHIIIPGHDAPFMIKGNETIEPLSNKSNNFIIYLRSKVNLSISIDF
- a CDS encoding DUF6282 family protein: MVVTLEKVLRGSFDMHVHTGPDAVPRLLNDLEMAKLFKSNGFSGFIIKNHYTPTHDRAYLVNRIVDGVRVLGGIVLNEAVGGLNPRAVDIAGRLGALIVWFPTVDSLNEHRELSKWENHPHPPAWARMQLELRSRGLLGEGLTVLDSEGKIKPVVDEVLELIRQYDMVLATGHLSPIEGMELVKRAFEKGVRKVIITHPDFTTTRYTLEQQRELANHGAYLERTFENVLAKRVTVNDYVRMIVETGVEHNIISSDLGQVHNPPPTEGLREFVRQLIEGGLSPDDVEVMIKENPQKLT
- a CDS encoding MFS transporter, giving the protein MVSMRTKAIISTTLGIAFEWYDFFLYSLLAPVIAQVFFPKTIPVLSLAYAYVVLFIGFVGRPAGGLIFGYIGDKFSRIRALYFTLLIAGISVLLVAILPTYQQIGVAAPILLAILRFADGIGLGGEWGGSFSLTSEYINPNLRGFFSGLLQATVPVASLLVSGFTLLFTSLLGESGFYAVGWRYVFAIGFIISIIGVFIRFRVADSPVFQKLVETGRVVKNPISGAFRRYWKLILMGLFLVGIVNGAYYYLNFAFALGYATTIAKAFHKPYVPYSVVSEGVLISSPVLIILALAFGYLSDRIGRRPLILANAVGAIVFIAPYLLMLLSGDPTLVMSAIVLGGLIFWLISGAITPIVLVEMFPPEVRYTGISTAYQIGVGFIGGLSPYILTFMISALHDIFWPPLIYTVVLGLIVLFIGIVLGETKGRLHVGEEILRQQ